DNA sequence from the Leptospira limi genome:
CTTCTTCGTCGGAAGAAATACAATCAATTGCATCCAAAGCATTGGATACATGTTGTACGGAATAACCTTTGATTTTAAGGAATTCTGCCTGTGAGACCGCCAAAATCGCCTCATCCTCAACAAGGAGAATGTGACCTAAACTATGTTTGATCTCGGTGGTTGGCATTGGTGGTACGGGTTCTACCGAAGCTTAAAATTAGCCCTGGGAATTGCAATCTAATATAGATTAAAAAAAAATCAAAAAAAAACGTACGATATGCAATAAATCGAAATCAGTCAAAAAGATCGTTAGTCCAAGACCGAGTTTATAAAATATGTTAGGTGGGATGAAATCAAATGGAATTGAATTTTTTTGCTATTCAATTAAGAAACAAACCAATAGAATTCAGTCATTTGAAGCGTTCACTATTGAAATGTTTTTGCCTGGAAATGAAAGTAAATTGATTCCCCAATGATGAGATGATGTTAGTTGGCCAATTTTAAATTTCTAATAGGAGAACAATTCAGTTTTGAACCTGATGACCAACTACAAAACTTCTCAAGTCTTTTGCGTAATTAGGTAAATCTTTGCTTTTGGAATGGTTAAAATGCATTCACCTAACTAAAATCTATGTGAAACTAGGTTTCCGGTTCATAAAATGCTAAATTTTCTGGTCCTTCATGGATGACAATCCTACGAATTTTTCCCTCTGATTCCTTTACTTCCTTCTTCAATCCAGAATAAAACCATCGTGCAACATTTTCTGATGTGGGATTGATCCCTTTAAAATCGGGGTGATCGTTGATGAGGATATGGTCGATGGAATGAACGAGTTCCATCAGTTTGTTTCGAGCGGTCAAAAAATCGTAAGAAATTCCATCTGCACGGATGTTCGTTTTTCCTTCTAAAAACACTTCTACTTTCCAGGAATGGCCGTGGATTGGCTCGTCAGTGCCATCGGCAAAGTACTGGTAGAGGAAATGGGCGGACTCAAACCGACCTTCAATGCGGACATAAAATTTCCCGTTTTCTTGGGTAAACATTCCATTGACGAATAGAACGTAGTCCAATATTTGTATAGTAAATTCCTCTCGAGGGCTCAAAGAAGATGACTGAATCAACAAAACCACGCTTTTTTAAAGAAATGACCGTAGGCGAAGCAATTGCCATCCATCCGGAAGCGGGGCTTGTTTTCTCAAGTTACCACTTAGGTGGATGTTCCCACTGTTCCATCAATGAAGTGGAAACAATTGAACAAGTTTGTATGGGATATGGAGTGGAAGTAGACACTCTCATTGACTCATTAAACAATTTGTTTGCTGAAGAGTAGTCACAAGTACTCTGTTTGGGTCGATCCCATCGGCCCCAATCCTACTTTGGTATCAGTTGGTGTGAGATGAATTTACACCAACCTTGATCCTTACCACCAACCTTTCTTTTAACGTTACAAACTAAACTCGTACGGAATCACTTGGATAATTTAACATACAATATACCTGGATTGTTGTTTCCTGCAATTTCACTTCTCATGTTAGGATTTACCAATCGATTTTTTGGGTTGGCCAGTTTAGCAAGACAACTCTTAGCAGAATATGAAACATCCAAATCTGAAGTTCTGATCAAACAAATTCAAAATTTACGCTTTCGAATTTCACTTATTTTATATTCTCAGAGTGCAGGAATTTTGAGCTTAATCCTCTGCACTTGTTCCCTTGGGATGATTCCGTTTTATAACTTGGTAGCCTGGATATTCTTTTCAGTATCTTTATTTTTTATGATCGTTTCATTACTACTAGCATTGATTGAAATACAAATGTCAGTGACCGCTCTTGATATTGAAAGTGAATCGATTTTAGGAAAAATTTCTGGATTAAAAAATGAGAGATGATGCTCGAATCGACTCAAGAATCAGAAAGTTTCAAAGTAATGTTACATACCATCAAAATTAAAATGATAGCTGGATTATTAATGTTTGGTGAGATCAAATTCCTTTTATCTCACCATCATTTTTGAGATTTTATTGAAAAATGACACGACCTAGAGTATCAATTGTTGTGCTATTACAATCCCCAGATGCAGTTGAATAACTTACAGCAGAAGTAACTCCAGTACCTGCACTGTAATAGACTCTAGTCACTAGTCC
Encoded proteins:
- a CDS encoding 6-carboxytetrahydropterin synthase — protein: MFTQENGKFYVRIEGRFESAHFLYQYFADGTDEPIHGHSWKVEVFLEGKTNIRADGISYDFLTARNKLMELVHSIDHILINDHPDFKGINPTSENVARWFYSGLKKEVKESEGKIRRIVIHEGPENLAFYEPET
- a CDS encoding DUF2721 domain-containing protein, translating into MDNLTYNIPGLLFPAISLLMLGFTNRFFGLASLARQLLAEYETSKSEVLIKQIQNLRFRISLILYSQSAGILSLILCTCSLGMIPFYNLVAWIFFSVSLFFMIVSLLLALIEIQMSVTALDIESESILGKISGLKNER
- a CDS encoding DUF1858 domain-containing protein; the encoded protein is MTESTKPRFFKEMTVGEAIAIHPEAGLVFSSYHLGGCSHCSINEVETIEQVCMGYGVEVDTLIDSLNNLFAEE